A single Nostoc sp. PCC 7107 DNA region contains:
- a CDS encoding phage holin family protein translates to MLGTFLITLATALSLLIVDLVVPGVNIANFPSALIAAVAIGLINSSVKPVLSTLSLPLNLVTFGAFSLVVNGICFALAAFLVPGFSAHGIIAFILGPVVLSLANTFIVNYFAERNVALTGNTSSPGELPQGNPQQ, encoded by the coding sequence ATGTTGGGAACATTTCTAATAACTCTAGCTACAGCACTAAGCTTACTAATTGTTGATTTAGTTGTGCCTGGTGTGAATATTGCAAATTTTCCCTCTGCTTTAATTGCTGCTGTCGCAATTGGCTTAATTAATAGTTCCGTAAAGCCAGTTCTATCTACTTTATCTTTACCTTTAAACCTCGTAACATTCGGCGCATTTTCTCTGGTTGTTAACGGTATCTGTTTTGCATTAGCAGCATTTTTAGTACCTGGGTTTAGCGCTCACGGAATTATCGCTTTTATTCTCGGCCCAGTGGTTCTATCTTTGGCTAATACCTTCATTGTTAACTACTTTGCTGAAAGAAATGTGGCTTTAACTGGCAACACTTCAAGCCCAGGTGAATTACCTCAAGGCAATCCTCAGCAATAG
- a CDS encoding VOC family protein — MKSILAPGHLRKVHHIALNVKDMQASRHFYGSVLGLHELTGKQVPATLVELVAEGKVANFVTPDGVILDLFWTPDLNPPHPEPEQSFTRAYHLAFDIDPRFFETALAVLAENKVAIAHGPVTRPTGKGVYFYDPDGFMIEIRCDPQPENTVLSSSVNLISPFPFLCL; from the coding sequence ATGAAAAGTATCCTTGCTCCTGGACATTTGCGAAAAGTGCATCACATTGCTCTCAACGTTAAAGATATGCAGGCTTCGCGTCACTTTTACGGTAGTGTTTTAGGCCTGCATGAATTGACAGGTAAGCAAGTACCCGCAACTCTAGTGGAACTTGTCGCTGAAGGGAAAGTTGCCAACTTTGTAACACCTGATGGCGTAATTTTAGACTTATTTTGGACACCTGATCTCAATCCACCCCATCCAGAACCAGAACAGAGTTTTACAAGAGCCTATCATCTAGCTTTTGATATAGATCCGCGATTTTTTGAGACAGCACTGGCTGTTTTGGCAGAAAATAAGGTAGCGATCGCTCATGGCCCAGTTACTCGTCCTACAGGTAAAGGTGTGTACTTTTATGACCCCGATGGATTTATGATTGAAATCCGTTGCGATCCTCAACCTGAAAACACAGTGCTGAGTAGTTCTGTAAACTTGATTTCTCCTTTCCCTTTCCTTTGTCTATAG
- a CDS encoding CCA tRNA nucleotidyltransferase, translated as MHSSVAAILAPSNWPFSLEWLPQPAYMVGGAVRDAILGRTREYWDLDFVIPSDAVKVARAIAKHYQAGFVLLDAERKIARVVFPQATADFAQQEGNSIEIDLHRRDFTINAIAYNPHTQEIIDPLQGCADLQQSLLRMISPANLKDDPLRLMRAYRQAAQLSFNIEPTTKETIRALASYITTVAAERVRAEIGYLLASLQGTPWLANAGKDGLLTDLFKNATAASFEKLAAVDTAATILAPQFGTELQQYVRDTVKTTWLGIAKLACLVHPHPEVAEIELQALTYSRAEIRAVMTALKLFPQLKSTNNSIREQYLLFQEAGNVFPTIVVLAVAQDTLVEAISGDKSLLVYSPLVSRYLNPDDLVAHPTQLVSGKNLMVALNIPASPVVGELLKEIAVAQAEGKITTAEDAIEFARQILEN; from the coding sequence ATGCACAGTTCTGTTGCTGCTATTCTCGCGCCGTCAAATTGGCCTTTTAGCTTAGAATGGTTGCCACAACCAGCTTATATGGTGGGTGGTGCGGTGCGTGATGCTATCTTGGGCAGAACTCGTGAATATTGGGATCTTGACTTTGTGATACCATCGGATGCGGTGAAGGTAGCCAGAGCGATCGCTAAACATTATCAAGCTGGGTTTGTCTTGCTGGATGCAGAACGCAAAATTGCCCGTGTGGTATTTCCCCAAGCTACGGCTGACTTTGCCCAACAAGAAGGCAATAGTATAGAGATTGACTTGCATAGAAGGGATTTTACAATTAATGCGATCGCTTATAATCCCCATACCCAAGAAATCATCGACCCATTACAAGGTTGTGCTGACTTACAGCAAAGTCTGTTGCGTATGATATCACCAGCCAACCTCAAAGATGACCCTTTACGGTTAATGCGAGCTTATCGCCAAGCTGCCCAACTGAGTTTTAATATTGAACCGACTACCAAAGAGACAATTCGCGCTTTAGCATCATACATTACCACAGTCGCCGCCGAACGAGTCCGTGCAGAAATTGGCTATCTTCTAGCTAGTCTCCAAGGTACACCTTGGTTAGCCAACGCCGGAAAAGATGGTTTACTAACAGATTTATTTAAAAATGCGACAGCCGCCAGCTTTGAAAAACTCGCCGCTGTTGACACAGCCGCCACCATACTTGCACCGCAATTTGGTACAGAACTACAACAATATGTACGCGATACTGTCAAAACAACTTGGTTAGGTATTGCTAAACTCGCTTGTCTTGTACATCCTCATCCCGAAGTTGCAGAAATAGAACTACAAGCACTCACCTATAGCCGTGCGGAAATTCGCGCCGTTATGACTGCGCTGAAACTGTTTCCGCAGTTAAAATCTACCAATAATTCCATCCGAGAACAATATCTTTTGTTCCAAGAAGCAGGTAATGTATTTCCTACTATTGTCGTATTGGCTGTGGCCCAAGATACTTTGGTAGAGGCGATTTCCGGCGACAAATCTTTGTTGGTTTACTCACCTTTGGTCAGCCGCTACCTTAACCCTGATGATCTGGTCGCTCATCCCACTCAACTAGTAAGTGGTAAAAATCTAATGGTAGCATTAAATATTCCAGCGTCGCCAGTTGTCGGTGAGCTACTAAAAGAGATTGCTGTAGCCCAAGCTGAGGGTAAAATTACTACAGCCGAAGATGCCATTGAGTTTGCACGGCAGATATTAGAAAATTAG
- a CDS encoding polysaccharide deacetylase family protein, with translation MFSNKKIQLLITATITLVSTAGSLSLAGFLYKDYLKNTLLFSQLIGKQSSNGLNGSISVKAQDITLNTNKEAIPKEFQGQTIYEAKLPIKDKFIALTFDDGPSPKNTTQVLEILKQNHIKATFFLVGQMVSFHPQIVKQIAAEGHVLGNHTWHHWYRRMDVGTAASEINRTADIIYKLTGVKTTLFRPPGGFLHNGLVDYAKSQKYAIMMWSDESGDSQRRGVATTLIKNVEKSVKPGGIVLMHDGGGNRSRTVKALPQIIVDLTAKGYKFVTIPELLEMQTQAKDVVTAESSIVTKDEHPNHQLHNQ, from the coding sequence GTGTTTAGCAATAAAAAAATCCAACTTTTAATAACAGCAACAATTACACTAGTTTCTACAGCTGGTAGCTTAAGTTTGGCAGGATTTCTGTACAAAGATTATCTTAAAAATACTTTATTATTTTCACAATTAATAGGTAAGCAATCATCCAATGGCTTGAATGGGTCAATATCAGTAAAAGCACAAGATATTACTTTAAATACAAACAAAGAAGCTATACCGAAAGAATTTCAAGGACAAACTATTTATGAAGCAAAACTACCAATCAAAGATAAATTTATTGCGCTGACATTCGATGACGGCCCCAGCCCAAAAAATACAACACAAGTACTAGAAATTTTAAAGCAAAATCATATCAAAGCTACATTTTTCTTAGTTGGGCAAATGGTTAGCTTTCATCCTCAAATTGTCAAACAAATTGCAGCTGAAGGTCATGTGTTAGGAAACCACACATGGCATCATTGGTATCGGCGGATGGATGTTGGTACAGCCGCTAGTGAAATTAATCGTACAGCAGACATCATCTATAAACTTACAGGGGTGAAAACTACACTATTTCGTCCCCCCGGAGGCTTTTTACACAATGGTTTAGTTGATTACGCCAAAAGTCAAAAGTATGCAATCATGATGTGGTCAGATGAATCAGGAGATTCACAACGTCGGGGAGTGGCTACAACTTTAATTAAAAATGTCGAAAAAAGTGTCAAACCCGGTGGCATTGTGTTGATGCACGATGGTGGCGGTAATCGTTCTCGAACTGTTAAAGCATTACCGCAAATTATTGTAGATTTAACAGCCAAAGGGTATAAGTTTGTCACCATACCCGAATTACTGGAAATGCAAACTCAAGCTAAAGATGTAGTGACGGCAGAATCATCTATAGTTACTAAAGATGAGCATCCTAATCATCAATTACATAATCAATGA
- a CDS encoding CPXCG motif-containing cysteine-rich protein, which produces MQTTAEYYCAFCGEPNLTFIDLSAGGQQSYVEDCQVCCNPNILYVRIDEDTLDIEIDTEYDEG; this is translated from the coding sequence ATGCAAACAACTGCTGAGTATTACTGTGCCTTTTGTGGCGAACCAAACTTAACCTTTATTGACTTGAGTGCTGGGGGACAACAATCTTATGTTGAAGACTGTCAAGTTTGCTGTAACCCCAATATTTTGTATGTGCGGATTGATGAAGATACTCTAGATATTGAAATAGATACCGAATATGACGAAGGCTGA
- a CDS encoding radical SAM protein, translating to MTSSVFAAERLLFTQTTPDTDAIPLIFAFPNEYSVGITSLGYQVVWATLATRDDVQISRLFTDIHEQLPRQPEIVGFSISWELDYVNILNLLESLNIPIRASLRDENYPIIFGGGPVLTANPEPFADFFDIILLGDGENLLGDFIAAYKEVRHAPRQIQLKRLAQIPGIYIPSLYEVEYQTPNGEVKSIKPIDSDVPAIVQKQTYRGNILSASTVVTEKAAWENIYMVEVVRSCPEMCRFCLASYLTLPFRTASLESSLIPAIERGLKVTNRLGLLGASVTQHPEFEELLNYISQPKYDDVRLSIASVRTNTVTVQLAETLAKRDTRSLTIAVESGSDKLRQIINKKLQNDEIIQAAINAKAGGLSALKLYGMVGIPGEEAEDLDATVAMMRNIKKAAPGLRLSYGCSTFVPKSHTPFQWFGVNRQAEKRLQLLQKQLKPQGIDFRPESYNWSIIQALLSRGDRRLSQLLELTRDFGDSLGSYKRAFKQLKGQIPDLDFYVHNTWSTSQVLPWSHLQGPLPQSTLLKHLDEATSHFRSSSKELQPLNS from the coding sequence ATGACATCATCTGTATTTGCCGCTGAACGTCTTTTATTTACTCAAACTACTCCTGATACTGATGCAATACCTTTAATTTTTGCCTTCCCGAATGAATATAGTGTAGGTATTACTAGCCTTGGCTATCAGGTAGTTTGGGCAACTTTAGCAACGCGCGATGATGTGCAGATAAGTCGTCTATTTACTGATATTCATGAACAACTTCCCAGACAGCCAGAAATTGTAGGATTTTCGATTTCTTGGGAATTAGATTATGTAAATATTTTAAATTTGTTGGAATCGTTGAATATTCCAATTCGGGCAAGTTTGCGTGATGAAAATTATCCTATCATTTTTGGTGGTGGCCCAGTTTTGACGGCTAATCCTGAGCCTTTTGCTGATTTTTTTGATATCATTTTGTTAGGAGATGGAGAAAATCTGCTGGGAGATTTTATTGCAGCTTACAAAGAAGTTAGACATGCTCCTAGACAAATTCAGTTAAAAAGATTGGCACAAATACCGGGGATTTATATTCCAAGTTTGTATGAGGTGGAATATCAAACACCTAATGGTGAGGTAAAGTCAATTAAGCCGATTGATTCAGATGTTCCGGCTATTGTTCAAAAGCAAACTTATCGGGGAAATATTCTCTCAGCTTCAACGGTAGTCACTGAAAAGGCTGCTTGGGAAAATATTTATATGGTGGAGGTGGTAAGAAGTTGTCCCGAAATGTGTCGCTTTTGTTTGGCAAGTTATCTGACTTTACCATTTAGAACTGCTAGTTTGGAAAGTTCATTAATTCCAGCGATTGAACGTGGGTTGAAAGTAACAAACCGCTTGGGATTATTGGGTGCTTCTGTGACACAACATCCTGAGTTTGAGGAGTTATTAAATTATATTAGTCAGCCAAAATATGATGATGTGCGGTTGAGTATTGCGTCGGTGAGAACTAATACAGTAACGGTGCAGTTGGCAGAAACTTTAGCAAAACGTGACACGCGATCGCTTACCATTGCGGTAGAAAGTGGTTCCGATAAACTCCGGCAAATCATCAACAAAAAGTTGCAAAATGATGAAATCATCCAAGCGGCGATAAATGCTAAAGCTGGCGGACTCTCAGCATTAAAACTCTACGGGATGGTAGGTATTCCTGGAGAAGAGGCGGAAGATTTGGACGCAACTGTAGCGATGATGCGGAATATCAAAAAAGCTGCGCCTGGACTAAGATTAAGCTATGGCTGTAGCACCTTTGTGCCGAAATCCCATACACCATTTCAATGGTTTGGGGTAAATCGTCAAGCAGAAAAACGGTTGCAGCTTTTACAAAAACAACTCAAACCCCAGGGGATAGATTTTCGTCCCGAAAGTTATAACTGGTCTATCATACAGGCTTTGTTATCCAGAGGCGATCGCCGCTTATCTCAACTTTTAGAACTTACCCGCGACTTTGGCGACTCTTTGGGTAGTTACAAACGTGCTTTTAAGCAACTTAAAGGACAAATACCCGATTTAGATTTCTACGTCCATAATACTTGGTCAACATCTCAAGTCTTGCCTTGGAGCCACTTGCAAGGGCCGCTACCGCAGTCTACACTACTAAAGCACTTGGATGAGGCTACCAGTCATTTCCGTTCATCCTCCAAAGAACTGCAACCCTTAAATTCATAG
- the tsaB gene encoding tRNA (adenosine(37)-N6)-threonylcarbamoyltransferase complex dimerization subunit type 1 TsaB: protein MTTELTTLPAQKYALSLHTTTPELGLAISNFADETRTNVWHLGRDLSSYVHQYLIDFIQPQTWSDLAFIAVAKGPGGFTGTRIGVVLARTLGQQLNIPVFAISTLAAVAWSHKNDHQKLIATEMSAQRGKVFGAIYQINSATSEMSALFPDTLLTPEAWQETLANCNTEYQLIQAQSGLAATVTSILELSSLEWRQGKRPDWSEALPYYGQHPVEM from the coding sequence TTGACAACAGAATTAACAACTCTACCCGCCCAAAAATATGCTTTATCACTGCACACCACTACGCCAGAATTAGGCTTGGCTATTAGTAACTTTGCTGATGAAACTCGCACAAATGTTTGGCATTTAGGGCGTGATTTATCCAGTTATGTGCATCAATATTTAATTGATTTTATTCAACCCCAAACTTGGTCAGATTTGGCATTTATCGCCGTTGCTAAAGGGCCAGGTGGTTTTACAGGAACTCGTATTGGTGTAGTCCTCGCCCGTACTTTAGGGCAACAATTAAATATCCCTGTGTTTGCTATTTCTACTTTAGCCGCGGTAGCTTGGTCACACAAAAATGATCATCAAAAATTAATTGCTACAGAAATGTCAGCACAAAGAGGTAAAGTCTTTGGTGCTATTTATCAAATTAATTCAGCTACGTCCGAAATGTCAGCTTTATTTCCAGATACATTACTCACACCAGAAGCTTGGCAAGAAACTTTAGCTAATTGTAATACTGAGTATCAGCTAATTCAAGCACAATCTGGGTTAGCCGCAACTGTAACCAGTATTTTGGAACTTTCTTCTCTAGAATGGCGACAAGGAAAACGACCTGATTGGTCAGAGGCCTTACCTTATTATGGGCAACATCCAGTGGAAATGTAA
- a CDS encoding Ycf34 family protein yields the protein MCICVNCHYVDRCVTYHAVETQHQQPHLTENPTFDPNEPSINVNIRTKEDFIEMEWDVVGCLSFKQETGKWSKLRPGELVPT from the coding sequence ATGTGTATTTGCGTAAACTGCCACTACGTAGACCGTTGTGTAACCTATCATGCCGTAGAAACCCAACACCAACAGCCTCATTTAACTGAGAACCCAACTTTTGACCCCAATGAACCTTCTATCAATGTCAATATCCGCACCAAAGAGGATTTCATTGAAATGGAATGGGACGTTGTTGGTTGTCTTAGCTTCAAGCAAGAAACTGGTAAATGGTCGAAATTGCGTCCAGGTGAACTAGTACCGACGTGA
- a CDS encoding SRPBCC family protein, giving the protein MLHFNHSSVINAPIEVVWQFHERPDILQMLTPPWQPVKVVRREGGLQVGAITEFRLFLGLVPLTWLARHTECEQYRLFVDEQISGPFETWIHRHEFQLEDGKTRLTDAISYSMPGGDTVEFISGWLIQTQLEAMFRYRHYVTKQQCEGKGGNWW; this is encoded by the coding sequence ATGTTGCACTTCAACCATTCATCTGTAATTAATGCGCCAATAGAAGTAGTTTGGCAATTTCATGAAAGGCCAGATATTCTACAAATGCTAACTCCACCTTGGCAACCAGTCAAAGTAGTTCGGCGCGAGGGAGGCTTGCAAGTAGGTGCTATCACAGAGTTTCGTTTGTTTCTGGGACTAGTACCTTTAACTTGGTTAGCACGTCACACCGAATGTGAACAATATCGCCTATTTGTAGATGAACAAATATCAGGCCCCTTTGAAACTTGGATACATCGGCACGAATTTCAGCTAGAAGATGGCAAAACTAGATTAACCGATGCGATTTCTTACTCTATGCCAGGGGGAGATACAGTTGAATTTATCAGTGGTTGGCTAATCCAAACTCAACTAGAAGCGATGTTTCGCTACCGCCATTATGTGACAAAGCAACAATGTGAGGGTAAAGGCGGTAACTGGTGGTAA
- a CDS encoding YqaE/Pmp3 family membrane protein gives MKLFRFLLALVLPPLGVFLTVGVGPTLVINILLTLLGWLPGSIHALWVVAKREEALNSGTY, from the coding sequence ATGAAATTATTTCGGTTTCTTCTGGCTCTCGTACTGCCTCCTTTAGGCGTTTTTCTCACAGTTGGTGTTGGCCCTACTTTAGTAATTAATATTCTGCTCACCTTGCTTGGTTGGCTTCCCGGTAGTATTCATGCACTGTGGGTAGTAGCTAAGAGAGAAGAAGCATTGAATAGCGGAACCTACTAA
- the petJ gene encoding cytochrome c6 PetJ — protein sequence MLKILQLVCLILLLSTTNFTLPASASDTANGAEIFSVHCAGCHINGSNIIRRGKNLKKPALKKYNMDSIEAITSIVTNGKSNMSAYKDRLTEQQIQDVATYVLEQAAKDWR from the coding sequence TTGCTAAAAATCCTGCAATTAGTATGTTTAATTCTCTTGTTATCTACCACTAATTTTACCTTACCTGCTAGTGCCAGTGATACAGCTAATGGTGCAGAAATATTTAGTGTGCATTGTGCTGGCTGTCATATCAATGGTAGTAACATTATCCGACGAGGAAAGAATTTAAAAAAGCCAGCGCTGAAGAAATACAATATGGATTCCATAGAGGCAATTACATCGATTGTCACTAATGGTAAAAGTAATATGTCTGCCTACAAAGACCGCCTCACGGAACAACAAATTCAAGATGTTGCGACTTACGTTCTGGAACAAGCTGCAAAAGACTGGCGTTAA